One region of Anthonomus grandis grandis chromosome 22, icAntGran1.3, whole genome shotgun sequence genomic DNA includes:
- the LOC126749078 gene encoding esterase FE4-like isoform X2, translating to MPQFWLFFIFFGCYAKRNSENVQIKLKSGILQGNIKPLDNGQTYYNFQGIPYALPPVGKLRFSDPIPFKKWNGILNATSPGPNCVQLLMKQTKFSVAGQEDCLYLNVFTPQNPHTIEKPLAVMVWFYGGSFREGSADIYSPDYFMQENNVVIVTFNYRLGFFGFLSTEDDYAPGNYGMKDMVLALKWVQRNIHKFGGDKNRVTIFGESAGAAAVGYLMLSNQSKGLFYGAVMQSGSPLCSWALHRNARKVAFDLGAALGLTTNNSATLVNYLRSVDLPRAGQAIINVNLVNFVTSFENGGPFGPVIEPPTKDAFLTVQSFKAFQSGSFNRVPVMMGVNSQESKFFTPMLKISLPVFIYNDLSPSSLARGYMNVRNYRDRREIGQRIKQRYFKSNSFAQASKAELVEFFSDDLFVKPISKTAQLLSNYVPVYFYVFDYEGPMAKTWMNFISEDNKEMKGTAHAVELWYMWKPLWTNQRLNGQEEQLVSRRLVKLWTNFATQSNPTPTKDSLFKNSVWPKVSPPDVNYFWIGKGIETRKNFKAKNMQFWESLYGNFSSGPTILY from the exons ATGCCGCAGTTCtggttgttttttatttttttcggttGTTATGCTAAAAGGAATTCG GAAAACGTccaaattaagttaaaaagcGGGATTTTACAAGGGAATATCAAACCACTGGACAACGGACAAACTTACTACAACTTCCAAGGAATCCCTTATGCTTTACCACCAGTAGGAAAACTAAGATTCAGT GATCCAATACCATTCAAGAAATGGAACGGAATATTAAATGCTACCTCTCCAGGTCCAAACTGTGTGCAACTATTAATGAAACAAACCAAGTTTTCAGTGGCAGGACAAGAAGATTGTTTATATTTGAACGTGTTTACTCCGCAA AATCCTCACACGATAGAAAAGCCATTAGCGGTAATGGTTTGGTTTTACGGAGGCTCCTTTCGTGAGGGAAGTGCGGATATTTATAGTCCCGATTATTTTATGCAAGAAAACAACGTCGTAATTGTTACTTTCAACTATAGGCTCGGATTTTTTG GTTTCCTAAGCACAGAAGACGACTATGCCCCAGGCAACTATGGAATGAAAGACATGGTCCTGGCCCTAAAATGGGTGCAACGTAACATTCATAAATTCGGAGGTGACAAAAACAGGGTGACAATATTTGGTGAAAGCGCCGGGGCAGCGGCTGTAGGCTATTTGATGTTATCCAATCAAAGTAAAGGGTTGTTTTATGGGGCTGTAATGCAAAGTGGTTCGCCCCTTTGCAGTTGGGCTTTACACAGAAATGCCAGGAAG GTTGCTTTTGATTTGGGTGCTGCCCTAGGACTTACCACAAACAACTCAGCAACGCTGGTTAATTATTTAAGGTCTGTAGACTTGCCCAGAGCTGGACAAGCGATAATAAACGTCAATTTAGTG AATTTTGTCACGTCTTTTGAAAATGGCGGACCTTTTGGGCCAGTTATCGAACCTCCAACTAAAGATGCGTTTCTAACGGTCCAGAGTTTTAAAGCATTTCAATCGGGGAGCTTTAATAGGGTGCCTGTCATGATGGGGGTGAATAGTCAGGAGAGTAAATTTTTCACTCCAA TGCTAAAGATTAGTTTGCCTGTGTTCATTTACAATGACCTTAGTCCCAGTTCCCTGGCTAGAGGGTATATGAATGTTAGGAATTATAGGGATAGACGGGAAATAGGACAAAGGATAAAGCAGCGTTATTTTAAGTCAAACAGTTTTGCGCAAGCGTCAAAAGCTGAGTTGGTCGAG tttttcagtgATGACTTATTTGTCAAACCGATCAGCAAGACAGCTCAGCTGTTGTCCAACTACGTTCCAGTATACTTTTACGTCTTTGACTATGAAGGGCCCATGGCTAAAACGTGGATGAATTTCATATCTGAGGACAATAAGGAAA TGAAAGGTACTGCGCATGCTGTTGAGTTATGGTATATGTGGAAACCACTTTGGACTAATCAGAGGTTAAATGGTCAAGAGGAGCAGCTGGTTTCTCGTAGGTTGGTTAAGCTTTGGACCAACTTTGCTACTCAAAG TAATCCCACCCCCACCAAGGACTCGTTATTCAAAAACTCAGTTTGGCCAAAAGTCTCTCCCCCAGACGTAAATTATTTCTGGATCGGTAAAGGCATAGAGACAAGGAAAAACTTTAAAGCGAAAAACATGCAGTTCTGGGAAAGTCTTTATGGAAACTTCTCCAGTGGCCCCACGATATTATATTAA
- the LOC126749078 gene encoding esterase FE4-like isoform X1, whose translation MSGIVNIAGLGVLWLCCYKVVCSQEENVQIKLKSGILQGNIKPLDNGQTYYNFQGIPYALPPVGKLRFSDPIPFKKWNGILNATSPGPNCVQLLMKQTKFSVAGQEDCLYLNVFTPQNPHTIEKPLAVMVWFYGGSFREGSADIYSPDYFMQENNVVIVTFNYRLGFFGFLSTEDDYAPGNYGMKDMVLALKWVQRNIHKFGGDKNRVTIFGESAGAAAVGYLMLSNQSKGLFYGAVMQSGSPLCSWALHRNARKVAFDLGAALGLTTNNSATLVNYLRSVDLPRAGQAIINVNLVNFVTSFENGGPFGPVIEPPTKDAFLTVQSFKAFQSGSFNRVPVMMGVNSQESKFFTPMLKISLPVFIYNDLSPSSLARGYMNVRNYRDRREIGQRIKQRYFKSNSFAQASKAELVEFFSDDLFVKPISKTAQLLSNYVPVYFYVFDYEGPMAKTWMNFISEDNKEMKGTAHAVELWYMWKPLWTNQRLNGQEEQLVSRRLVKLWTNFATQSNPTPTKDSLFKNSVWPKVSPPDVNYFWIGKGIETRKNFKAKNMQFWESLYGNFSSGPTILY comes from the exons atgAGCGGGATCGTAAACATCGCGGGTTTGGGTGTTTTATGGTTGTGTTGCTATAAGGTTGTTTGTTCACAGGAG GAAAACGTccaaattaagttaaaaagcGGGATTTTACAAGGGAATATCAAACCACTGGACAACGGACAAACTTACTACAACTTCCAAGGAATCCCTTATGCTTTACCACCAGTAGGAAAACTAAGATTCAGT GATCCAATACCATTCAAGAAATGGAACGGAATATTAAATGCTACCTCTCCAGGTCCAAACTGTGTGCAACTATTAATGAAACAAACCAAGTTTTCAGTGGCAGGACAAGAAGATTGTTTATATTTGAACGTGTTTACTCCGCAA AATCCTCACACGATAGAAAAGCCATTAGCGGTAATGGTTTGGTTTTACGGAGGCTCCTTTCGTGAGGGAAGTGCGGATATTTATAGTCCCGATTATTTTATGCAAGAAAACAACGTCGTAATTGTTACTTTCAACTATAGGCTCGGATTTTTTG GTTTCCTAAGCACAGAAGACGACTATGCCCCAGGCAACTATGGAATGAAAGACATGGTCCTGGCCCTAAAATGGGTGCAACGTAACATTCATAAATTCGGAGGTGACAAAAACAGGGTGACAATATTTGGTGAAAGCGCCGGGGCAGCGGCTGTAGGCTATTTGATGTTATCCAATCAAAGTAAAGGGTTGTTTTATGGGGCTGTAATGCAAAGTGGTTCGCCCCTTTGCAGTTGGGCTTTACACAGAAATGCCAGGAAG GTTGCTTTTGATTTGGGTGCTGCCCTAGGACTTACCACAAACAACTCAGCAACGCTGGTTAATTATTTAAGGTCTGTAGACTTGCCCAGAGCTGGACAAGCGATAATAAACGTCAATTTAGTG AATTTTGTCACGTCTTTTGAAAATGGCGGACCTTTTGGGCCAGTTATCGAACCTCCAACTAAAGATGCGTTTCTAACGGTCCAGAGTTTTAAAGCATTTCAATCGGGGAGCTTTAATAGGGTGCCTGTCATGATGGGGGTGAATAGTCAGGAGAGTAAATTTTTCACTCCAA TGCTAAAGATTAGTTTGCCTGTGTTCATTTACAATGACCTTAGTCCCAGTTCCCTGGCTAGAGGGTATATGAATGTTAGGAATTATAGGGATAGACGGGAAATAGGACAAAGGATAAAGCAGCGTTATTTTAAGTCAAACAGTTTTGCGCAAGCGTCAAAAGCTGAGTTGGTCGAG tttttcagtgATGACTTATTTGTCAAACCGATCAGCAAGACAGCTCAGCTGTTGTCCAACTACGTTCCAGTATACTTTTACGTCTTTGACTATGAAGGGCCCATGGCTAAAACGTGGATGAATTTCATATCTGAGGACAATAAGGAAA TGAAAGGTACTGCGCATGCTGTTGAGTTATGGTATATGTGGAAACCACTTTGGACTAATCAGAGGTTAAATGGTCAAGAGGAGCAGCTGGTTTCTCGTAGGTTGGTTAAGCTTTGGACCAACTTTGCTACTCAAAG TAATCCCACCCCCACCAAGGACTCGTTATTCAAAAACTCAGTTTGGCCAAAAGTCTCTCCCCCAGACGTAAATTATTTCTGGATCGGTAAAGGCATAGAGACAAGGAAAAACTTTAAAGCGAAAAACATGCAGTTCTGGGAAAGTCTTTATGGAAACTTCTCCAGTGGCCCCACGATATTATATTAA